From Cellulophaga lytica DSM 7489, a single genomic window includes:
- a CDS encoding anti-sigma factor, with protein MKKLLLLFMATALVVSCDKDDDTNEPQTKNLTMGIEGLEDLGADYVYEGWIIVNGAPVSTGVFTVDGNGNPSKTSFSVDAETLDQATAYVLSIEPAVDNDPAPATTKLLSGAFAAETATVSITDLVGDFTGASGEFFLRTPTDEDDGMNNGNDQYGIWFGIPGAPPATGLELPILPDGWVYEGWVVGEDGPITTGTFMDPTAQAEDSGNPFSGANPGPPIPGEDFFNNAPTGFTFPLDVRGKTVVISVEPSPDNSPAPFLLKPLVGTSGQETAPTTHALSLNSDSFPTGWVKR; from the coding sequence ATGAAAAAATTACTTTTATTATTTATGGCAACTGCTTTAGTAGTTAGTTGTGATAAGGATGATGACACAAATGAACCACAAACAAAAAACTTAACTATGGGTATTGAAGGTTTAGAAGACCTTGGTGCTGATTATGTTTATGAAGGTTGGATAATAGTAAATGGAGCTCCGGTATCTACAGGTGTATTTACTGTAGATGGTAACGGAAACCCTTCTAAAACATCTTTTAGTGTAGATGCTGAAACACTAGACCAAGCAACAGCTTATGTTTTATCTATAGAACCTGCTGTAGATAATGATCCTGCACCTGCTACTACAAAGTTACTTTCTGGGGCATTTGCAGCAGAAACAGCAACTGTTAGCATTACAGATTTAGTAGGCGATTTTACAGGTGCAAGCGGAGAATTCTTTTTAAGAACACCTACTGATGAAGATGATGGAATGAATAATGGTAATGACCAATATGGAATTTGGTTTGGTATACCAGGCGCACCACCAGCAACTGGCTTAGAATTACCAATTTTACCAGATGGTTGGGTTTATGAAGGTTGGGTAGTAGGTGAAGATGGACCAATTACAACTGGTACATTTATGGATCCTACAGCGCAAGCAGAAGATTCTGGTAATCCTTTTAGTGGAGCTAATCCTGGACCTCCAATTCCTGGTGAAGATTTCTTTAACAATGCACCTACAGGCTTTACTTTTCCTTTAGATGTTAGAGGTAAAACGGTTGTTATTTCTGTAGAACCATCTCCAGATAATAGTCCGGCTCCATTTTTACTAAAACCATTAGTAGGCACGTCAGGACAAGAAACTGCACCAACAACACATGCTTTAAGTTTAAACAGCGACTCTTTTCCAACAGGTTGGGTTAAGAGATAA
- the cysM gene encoding cysteine synthase CysM: protein MSNTILDLIGNTPLVESKVLNTNPNVRLFFKLEGNNPGGSVKDRAAYNMIKSALDRGDIDKNTKLVEATSGNTGIALAMIAGIFKLDIEIVLSEGSTKERIQTMRAYGAKVTLTPAKTGILGARDYADEQVKKGAVMLNQFGNNDNWKAHYKSTGPEIWRDTNKEITHFVSSMGTTGTIMGTSTYLKEQNSNIQIVGVQPKEGAKIPGIRKWPQEYLPKIFDASKVDQIIDVSQEEAEQTTLLLAKKEGIFAGVSSGGAAFAAAKLASTLDSGTIVSIVCDRGDRYLSSGLFG from the coding sequence ATGTCTAATACTATTCTAGATTTAATAGGTAATACGCCCTTAGTTGAGTCTAAAGTTTTAAATACAAACCCTAACGTTAGACTTTTTTTTAAGTTAGAAGGAAATAACCCTGGAGGAAGTGTTAAAGACAGAGCTGCTTATAATATGATTAAGAGCGCTTTAGATAGAGGTGATATTGATAAAAACACTAAACTTGTTGAAGCTACAAGTGGTAATACAGGTATTGCGTTAGCTATGATTGCTGGTATTTTTAAATTAGATATAGAAATTGTTTTATCTGAAGGATCTACCAAAGAGCGTATACAAACAATGCGTGCTTATGGTGCTAAAGTAACTTTAACACCTGCAAAAACCGGAATTTTAGGTGCTAGAGATTATGCAGATGAGCAAGTGAAAAAAGGCGCTGTAATGCTTAATCAGTTTGGAAATAACGACAATTGGAAAGCTCATTACAAATCTACCGGACCAGAAATTTGGAGAGATACTAATAAAGAAATAACACACTTTGTATCATCTATGGGTACAACGGGCACTATAATGGGAACATCTACCTATTTAAAAGAACAAAACAGCAACATACAAATTGTTGGCGTACAACCAAAAGAAGGTGCAAAAATTCCAGGAATACGTAAATGGCCGCAAGAATATTTACCAAAAATATTTGATGCTTCTAAAGTAGATCAAATTATAGATGTTAGCCAAGAAGAAGCAGAACAAACTACACTTTTATTAGCTAAAAAAGAAGGTATTTTTGCTGGTGTTAGTAGTGGTGGCGCTGCTTTTGCTGCTGCAAAACTGGCTAGTACATTAGATAGTGGCACTATTGTGTCTATAGTATGTGATAGAGGTGACAGGTATTTGTCATCTGGCTTATTTGGATAA
- the truA gene encoding tRNA pseudouridine(38-40) synthase TruA, translating to MKKKKQYYLIRLQFLGYRFSGWQKQPGYKTIEGMLAKTLKFILPERQYKILGAGRTDAKVSALDAAFELFLDGEPLQDLDFFLKDFNKNLPSDIRIVSVKHVKEKFNIIQHSKEKEYVYLFSFGEKNHPYTAPFMANIQDNLDLDLMKKATSLFVGTHNFKSFTAKPKENGKFIRKVNSAEIKENTILKANFFPKKSYAFHIKGEGFMRYQVRMLMGALIQLGKGEVTLSDIEEALKPNSTTKFVFVAPGSGLMLHSLDFKDDV from the coding sequence GTGAAAAAAAAGAAACAGTACTATTTAATAAGACTACAATTTTTAGGCTACAGATTTAGTGGATGGCAAAAGCAACCAGGCTATAAAACTATTGAAGGTATGCTTGCTAAAACACTAAAATTTATACTACCAGAACGTCAATATAAAATTTTAGGAGCAGGCCGTACAGATGCAAAAGTGTCTGCTTTAGATGCTGCTTTTGAGCTTTTTTTAGATGGTGAACCGTTACAAGATTTAGATTTTTTTTTAAAGGACTTTAATAAAAATCTACCGTCAGATATTAGAATTGTTAGTGTAAAGCACGTAAAAGAAAAGTTTAATATAATACAGCACAGCAAAGAAAAGGAATATGTGTATTTGTTTTCATTTGGAGAAAAAAATCATCCGTATACCGCGCCTTTTATGGCAAATATACAAGACAACTTAGATTTAGATTTAATGAAAAAAGCAACAAGCTTATTTGTTGGCACACATAATTTTAAAAGCTTTACTGCAAAGCCTAAAGAAAACGGAAAATTTATACGTAAAGTAAATTCAGCAGAAATAAAAGAGAACACCATTTTAAAAGCAAATTTTTTTCCTAAAAAATCTTATGCTTTTCATATAAAAGGAGAAGGTTTTATGCGGTACCAAGTACGTATGCTTATGGGAGCTTTAATTCAGCTCGGAAAAGGAGAAGTTACTCTTTCTGATATTGAAGAGGCTTTAAAGCCCAATAGTACAACTAAGTTTGTTTTTGTTGCTCCAGGATCTGGATTAATGTTGCATAGTTTAGATTTTAAAGATGATGTTTAA
- the hisH gene encoding imidazole glycerol phosphate synthase subunit HisH, with translation MKIVIINYGAGNIQSIKFAIKRLGFEAVLTDNVDDILAADKVIFPGVGEASSAMSKLRASGLDTLIPTLKQPVLGICLGMQLMCNASEEGKTKGLEIFNVDVVKFSNKVKVPQIGWNEISNLKTNLFNKVKEKSHIYMVHSFYAPVTNETIATSNYDVDYSAALQKNNFYGTQFHPEKSSEVGEQILMNFLEM, from the coding sequence ATGAAAATAGTAATTATAAATTACGGAGCAGGAAATATACAGAGCATTAAATTTGCTATAAAAAGACTAGGTTTTGAAGCCGTTTTAACAGATAATGTAGACGATATTTTAGCTGCAGATAAAGTTATTTTTCCTGGTGTAGGTGAGGCTAGTAGTGCAATGAGTAAGTTACGTGCTAGTGGTTTAGATACTTTAATTCCGACTTTAAAACAACCTGTTTTGGGTATTTGTTTAGGAATGCAGCTAATGTGTAATGCATCTGAAGAAGGAAAAACAAAAGGTTTGGAGATTTTTAATGTTGATGTTGTAAAGTTTTCAAACAAGGTAAAAGTGCCACAAATTGGATGGAATGAGATATCAAACTTAAAAACAAATCTTTTTAATAAAGTAAAAGAGAAATCTCATATTTATATGGTTCATAGTTTTTATGCTCCAGTTACTAACGAAACCATTGCAACATCCAATTATGATGTAGATTACAGTGCGGCATTACAAAAAAATAATTTTTACGGAACTCAATTTCACCCAGAAAAAAGTAGTGAAGTAGGAGAGCAGATTTTGATGAATTTTCTGGAAATGTAG
- the hisB gene encoding bifunctional histidinol-phosphatase/imidazoleglycerol-phosphate dehydratase HisB, translating into MKKVLFIDRDGTIIKETVDEQIDAFEKMIFYPKAFTYLGKIAKELDYELVMITNQDGLGTDVFPEDTFWPVHNFILKSFENEGVVFDKVFLDRTFPHENANTRKPGTGLLTEYFSAEYDLANSFVIGDRLTDIELAKNLGSKGIFINDETNLGTGEITVKREELDDVIALESNDWEKIYEFLKLKDRVSEVTRKTNETDIYINVNLDGTGKSDIKTGLSFFDHMLDQLARHGQMDLEIKVNGDLEVDEHHTIEDTAIALGEVFAKALGTKLGIERYGFCLPMDDCLAQVAIDFGGRNWLVWEADFKREMVGDMPTEMFLHFFKSFSDGAKANLNVKAEGINEHHKIEAIFKAFAKAIKMAVKRDVEKMVLPSTKGML; encoded by the coding sequence ATGAAAAAAGTATTATTTATAGATAGAGACGGTACCATAATAAAGGAAACTGTAGACGAACAAATAGATGCATTTGAAAAAATGATTTTTTATCCAAAAGCATTTACATATTTAGGAAAAATAGCAAAAGAGTTAGATTATGAGTTGGTAATGATAACCAACCAAGATGGCTTGGGTACAGATGTTTTTCCTGAAGATACATTTTGGCCAGTACACAACTTTATTTTAAAGTCTTTTGAAAATGAAGGTGTAGTTTTTGATAAGGTTTTTTTAGACCGAACTTTTCCTCACGAAAATGCAAATACTCGTAAACCTGGGACAGGCCTATTAACCGAATATTTTTCTGCTGAATATGATTTAGCAAACTCTTTTGTTATTGGTGATCGTTTAACAGACATAGAGTTAGCTAAAAATTTAGGTTCTAAAGGTATTTTTATTAATGATGAAACCAATTTAGGTACCGGGGAAATTACAGTAAAAAGGGAAGAATTAGACGATGTTATAGCCTTAGAAAGCAATGACTGGGAGAAAATATACGAGTTCTTAAAACTAAAAGATAGAGTTTCTGAAGTTACACGTAAAACCAATGAAACTGATATTTACATAAATGTAAATTTAGATGGCACTGGAAAAAGTGACATAAAAACAGGATTGTCTTTCTTTGATCATATGTTAGACCAATTGGCACGTCACGGTCAAATGGACTTAGAAATTAAGGTAAATGGAGATTTAGAAGTAGATGAGCACCACACTATAGAAGATACTGCTATTGCTTTAGGAGAAGTATTTGCTAAGGCTTTAGGTACAAAACTAGGAATAGAACGTTATGGTTTTTGTTTGCCAATGGACGACTGTTTAGCGCAAGTAGCAATTGATTTTGGTGGTCGTAACTGGTTGGTTTGGGAAGCCGATTTTAAACGAGAAATGGTTGGTGATATGCCAACAGAAATGTTTTTGCACTTTTTTAAATCGTTTTCAGACGGAGCAAAAGCTAACCTTAATGTAAAAGCAGAAGGTATAAACGAACATCATAAAATTGAAGCTATTTTTAAAGCGTTTGCAAAGGCTATAAAAATGGCGGTAAAAAGAGATGTAGAAAAAATGGTTTTACCTAGTACAAAGGGAATGCTGTAA
- the hisIE gene encoding bifunctional phosphoribosyl-AMP cyclohydrolase/phosphoribosyl-ATP diphosphatase HisIE, which produces MTIDFTKSTDGLVPAIVQDAATKTVLMLGYMNQEAVDKTNQTKKVTFYSRSKNRLWTKGEESGNFLNLVDMKVDCDNDSLLVTVNPVGPTCHTGTDTCWKEENTTNYGFLTALEDIITDRKENPENKDSYVASLYRKGINKVAQKVGEEAVEVVIEAKDSDDHLFKEESADLLFHYLILLQAKGFKLNDIVTVLKNRH; this is translated from the coding sequence ATGACAATAGATTTTACAAAAAGTACAGATGGTTTAGTACCTGCAATAGTACAAGACGCTGCTACTAAAACAGTTTTAATGCTTGGTTATATGAACCAAGAAGCGGTAGATAAAACTAACCAAACAAAAAAGGTAACGTTTTATAGTAGAAGTAAAAACCGTTTATGGACTAAAGGAGAAGAAAGTGGAAACTTTTTAAATTTAGTTGATATGAAAGTAGATTGTGATAATGACTCTTTATTAGTTACTGTAAACCCTGTAGGGCCAACCTGCCACACTGGTACAGATACGTGTTGGAAAGAAGAAAACACAACCAATTATGGCTTTTTAACAGCGCTAGAAGATATTATTACAGACCGTAAAGAAAACCCAGAAAATAAAGACAGCTATGTAGCATCTCTTTATAGAAAAGGAATTAACAAAGTTGCCCAAAAAGTTGGGGAAGAAGCCGTAGAAGTAGTTATTGAAGCAAAAGATAGTGATGACCACTTATTTAAAGAAGAAAGTGCAGATCTACTATTTCATTACTTAATTTTACTACAAGCAAAAGGCTTTAAATTAAATGATATTGTTACCGTACTAAAAAATAGACATTAG
- the hisF gene encoding imidazole glycerol phosphate synthase subunit HisF, translating into MLTKRIIPCLDIKNGRTVKGINFVDLRDAGDPVELAEIYAKTGADELVFLDISATEERRKTLADLVLRVAEKVNIPFTVGGGISSIEDVDILLQNGADKVSINSSAVKNPQLINDLAAKFGSQCVVVAIDAKNIDGNWVVHLVGGKVPTELNLFDWAKEVEKRGAGEILFTSMDNDGTKDGFANEALAKLSTELNIPIIASGGAGSIQHFTDTFKDGKADAALAASVFHFKEIEIKELKEELKTNGIPVRL; encoded by the coding sequence ATGTTAACAAAAAGAATAATTCCGTGTTTAGATATTAAAAACGGTCGCACTGTAAAAGGAATAAATTTTGTGGATTTGCGTGATGCTGGTGACCCAGTAGAATTAGCGGAAATATATGCAAAAACAGGAGCAGACGAACTTGTTTTTTTAGATATATCTGCCACAGAAGAGCGTAGAAAAACATTAGCAGACCTAGTTTTACGCGTTGCAGAAAAAGTAAATATACCGTTTACTGTTGGTGGTGGTATTTCATCAATTGAAGATGTAGATATATTGTTGCAAAATGGTGCAGATAAAGTATCTATAAATTCATCTGCAGTTAAAAATCCACAATTAATAAACGACTTAGCAGCCAAATTTGGATCGCAGTGTGTGGTTGTTGCCATAGATGCTAAAAATATAGATGGCAACTGGGTTGTTCATTTGGTTGGTGGTAAAGTACCTACGGAATTAAACTTGTTTGATTGGGCAAAAGAAGTTGAAAAAAGAGGAGCAGGAGAAATTTTGTTTACGTCTATGGACAATGACGGTACTAAAGATGGTTTTGCTAATGAAGCATTAGCTAAATTATCAACCGAGCTAAATATTCCAATTATAGCTTCAGGTGGTGCAGGTTCTATTCAGCATTTTACAGATACTTTTAAAGATGGTAAAGCAGATGCAGCATTGGCAGCAAGTGTTTTTCATTTTAAAGAAATAGAAATAAAAGAATTAAAAGAAGAATTAAAAACTAACGGCATACCAGTTAGATTATAA
- a CDS encoding serine O-acetyltransferase: MTLKSVIKEIELHKKQPNLNFSLKEKTEVFTQKLFYTLFDTQTPVAKNLEELELQFDELVNLACWKLEKPCKKIWDKYVVTLPRILEKLNLDAEAIVNCDPASLSIEEVYMAYPGFYAIAIYRLAHELHAIGFPLVPRLMTEYAHRLTGVDINPGAKIGNSFFIDHATGVVIGETAVIENHVKIYQGVTLGALFVAKNLKQTKRHPTIKNNVTIYANATILGGDTIIGENTIIGGNAWVTSSIPANSKVFHKTEIKIKTTQNV; the protein is encoded by the coding sequence ATGACACTAAAATCTGTAATTAAAGAGATAGAGTTGCATAAAAAGCAACCCAATTTAAACTTTAGTTTAAAAGAAAAAACAGAAGTTTTTACCCAAAAGCTTTTTTATACTTTGTTTGATACACAAACACCTGTTGCTAAAAATTTAGAAGAGTTAGAGCTGCAGTTTGATGAACTTGTGAATCTTGCCTGCTGGAAATTAGAAAAGCCTTGTAAAAAGATTTGGGATAAATACGTGGTTACCTTACCTCGCATATTAGAAAAGCTTAATTTAGATGCAGAGGCTATTGTAAACTGTGATCCTGCTTCACTATCTATAGAAGAAGTGTATATGGCATATCCTGGATTTTACGCTATAGCTATTTACAGGTTAGCTCATGAGTTACACGCTATTGGTTTTCCTTTAGTACCGCGTTTAATGACCGAGTATGCACATAGGCTTACTGGTGTAGATATTAACCCAGGAGCTAAAATTGGAAATTCATTTTTTATAGACCATGCTACTGGTGTTGTTATAGGAGAAACAGCAGTTATAGAAAACCACGTAAAAATATACCAAGGTGTTACTCTAGGCGCTTTATTTGTTGCTAAAAACTTAAAGCAAACCAAAAGGCACCCTACCATTAAAAATAATGTTACAATTTATGCAAATGCCACTATTTTAGGTGGTGACACTATTATAGGAGAAAATACTATAATTGGTGGTAATGCATGGGTTACTAGCTCTATACCTGCAAACTCTAAAGTTTTTCATAAAACAGAAATTAAAATTAAAACTACACAAAATGTCTAA
- a CDS encoding response regulator transcription factor gives MKQILIIEDDPEIIQLLEIHLTDMVYTTTKAMDGETGLNLALENDYDLILLDLTLPIMDGIEVCKKLRIKKNTPVIMLTAKSEEIDRVLGLEIGADDYLTKPFSIRELLARIKAVLRRSDAPKVEENNSTTLNFEGLFIDIDKRKVLHNKQKIDLSPKEFELLVLMASNPGRNYSRTELLNIIWGYNFEGYEHTVNSHINRLRAKIESNMAQPMYILTTWGVGYKFNEEI, from the coding sequence ATGAAACAGATACTTATTATTGAAGACGATCCAGAAATTATTCAATTACTGGAAATACATTTAACAGATATGGTGTATACCACAACTAAAGCTATGGATGGTGAAACCGGCCTAAATTTAGCTTTAGAAAACGATTATGATCTTATTTTGCTTGATCTAACTTTACCTATTATGGATGGTATTGAGGTTTGTAAAAAACTAAGAATCAAAAAAAATACTCCTGTTATAATGCTTACTGCCAAGTCTGAAGAAATTGACCGCGTGTTAGGTTTAGAAATTGGTGCAGACGATTATTTAACAAAACCTTTTAGCATTAGAGAATTGCTTGCACGTATAAAAGCTGTTTTACGTAGGTCTGATGCTCCCAAGGTTGAAGAAAACAATTCTACTACCTTAAATTTTGAAGGACTTTTTATAGATATTGATAAGCGTAAAGTACTACATAACAAACAAAAAATAGATTTATCTCCTAAAGAGTTTGAATTGTTGGTTTTAATGGCATCTAACCCAGGTAGAAATTACTCTAGAACAGAGCTCTTAAATATTATTTGGGGGTATAATTTTGAAGGCTATGAGCATACTGTAAACTCTCATATTAATAGGTTACGTGCAAAAATAGAATCTAATATGGCACAACCAATGTACATACTTACCACTTGGGGAGTTGGCTATAAATTTAATGAAGAAATATAA
- the hisA gene encoding 1-(5-phosphoribosyl)-5-[(5-phosphoribosylamino)methylideneamino]imidazole-4-carboxamide isomerase translates to MRIIPAIDIIDGKCVRLSKGDYNTKKIYNENPLEVAKEFEAHGIEYLHLVDLDGAKSKHIVNHKILEQIASKTNLKIDFGGGLKSDDDLRIAFESGANQITGGSIAVKDREIFSFWLEKFGANKIILGADAKDEKVAVSGWLEESKEELVPFIQAYQKQGVSYVICTDISKDGMLEGPSFDLYSKILQSSEKGLKLIASGGISTYDELPKLAEIGCEGTIIGKAIYENRISMKQLEEFILNK, encoded by the coding sequence ATGAGAATAATACCAGCAATAGATATTATAGATGGCAAATGTGTACGCTTGTCTAAAGGAGATTACAACACTAAAAAAATATATAACGAAAACCCTTTAGAAGTTGCTAAAGAGTTTGAGGCTCACGGTATTGAGTATTTACATTTAGTAGATTTAGACGGTGCAAAGTCTAAACACATAGTAAACCATAAGATTTTAGAGCAAATAGCTTCTAAAACAAACCTAAAAATAGATTTTGGTGGCGGATTAAAGTCGGACGATGATTTACGTATAGCCTTTGAAAGTGGTGCTAACCAAATAACTGGTGGTAGTATTGCAGTAAAGGATAGAGAGATATTTTCTTTTTGGCTTGAAAAATTTGGTGCTAATAAAATTATTTTAGGAGCCGATGCTAAAGATGAAAAAGTAGCTGTTTCTGGTTGGTTAGAAGAGTCTAAAGAAGAATTGGTGCCATTTATACAAGCATATCAAAAACAAGGTGTAAGCTATGTTATATGTACAGATATTAGTAAAGATGGTATGCTAGAAGGACCTTCTTTTGATTTGTATTCTAAAATTTTACAATCATCAGAAAAAGGTTTAAAACTAATAGCTAGTGGAGGAATTTCTACTTATGATGAACTGCCAAAACTAGCCGAAATTGGTTGTGAAGGTACCATAATTGGAAAAGCTATTTATGAGAACAGAATTTCTATGAAGCAGTTAGAAGAATTTATATTAAATAAATAA
- a CDS encoding DUF2461 domain-containing protein, translated as MKNDVISKNTFSFLNKLKENNTREWFLEHKEEFKIEENAFKGFITLLEEKLNEHDDIEKSKVFRIYRDVRFSKNKTPYKVHLAGSFTRAGARLRGGYYVHIEPGNSFIATGFWAPNKEDLFRIRKELELDASEFREAIGSKKFKAVWGELAGDELKRAPKGFDVEHNDIDLIRKKQYIFTKEFTDKEVLSSNFLDTVNQSFATIRPFFDLMSDVLTTNLNGESILD; from the coding sequence ATGAAAAATGATGTAATCTCTAAAAATACCTTTAGTTTTTTAAATAAGCTTAAAGAAAACAATACAAGAGAGTGGTTTTTAGAGCATAAAGAAGAATTTAAGATTGAAGAAAATGCCTTTAAAGGGTTTATTACTTTATTAGAAGAAAAACTTAATGAACATGATGATATTGAAAAATCTAAAGTTTTTAGAATTTATAGAGATGTACGTTTTTCTAAAAACAAAACCCCATATAAAGTACATTTAGCGGGTTCTTTTACTAGGGCAGGAGCACGTTTAAGAGGTGGTTATTATGTACATATAGAACCAGGTAATAGTTTTATTGCTACTGGTTTTTGGGCTCCTAATAAAGAAGATTTATTTAGAATAAGAAAAGAGTTAGAGCTTGATGCATCTGAATTTAGAGAGGCAATAGGTTCTAAAAAATTTAAAGCTGTATGGGGAGAATTAGCTGGTGATGAATTAAAAAGAGCTCCCAAAGGTTTTGATGTTGAGCACAATGATATTGACTTAATACGTAAAAAACAATACATCTTTACCAAAGAATTTACAGATAAAGAAGTATTGTCTTCTAATTTTTTAGATACAGTAAATCAATCGTTTGCTACAATAAGGCCATTTTTTGATTTAATGAGCGATGTATTAACAACTAATTTAAATGGAGAGTCTATTTTAGACTAA
- a CDS encoding sensor histidine kinase, whose product MGASKKVLGTKLIKKLWLAFIFIILLMGACYVLITGYFANKYNEATIQKVNAKVANHLIEEKFQNASPFLEDGSVNKPLFGDLMHDMMAVNRSIEVYLLDSAGSVLYSVVLKHDANEPIKHVSLAPIKEFIKTDGQKYILGDDPRNTEEKKIFSAAPYKSGDKEGYIYIILAGQEFQAISNSLLSQYFMKLGIGATLLTMLFAALLGLLSIWFLTKNLRVMISTVNKFQEGDRTARIKNPEKSDIEVFANSFNDMADTIVSNIDKIQSVDTLRRELIANVSHDLRTPLAILKGYVETLQIKKDTLTEVQKDEYLQITHNNIDRLSNLINQLFEYSKLESEQVTPVKEPFSITELSYDLIEKFKVIAEKKQITLQMDASNENNFVYADVSMVERALQNLLENAIKYTEPNGKVTLAIKKQAKKVEINITDTGAGIPINEQPYIFDRYKQLDKSEKKRGAGLGLAIVKKIMEMHDTTITVLSKPKEGSTFSFTLPVH is encoded by the coding sequence ATGGGAGCATCAAAAAAAGTTTTAGGCACCAAGCTTATTAAAAAATTATGGCTAGCTTTTATTTTTATTATTTTATTGATGGGAGCTTGTTACGTACTAATAACAGGTTACTTTGCTAATAAATATAATGAAGCTACTATACAAAAAGTAAATGCTAAAGTAGCAAACCACTTAATTGAAGAAAAGTTTCAAAATGCATCTCCTTTTTTAGAAGATGGTAGCGTAAATAAGCCATTGTTTGGAGACTTAATGCATGATATGATGGCGGTTAACCGCAGCATAGAAGTGTATTTACTAGACAGTGCAGGTTCTGTACTTTATTCTGTTGTTTTAAAACATGATGCCAACGAACCTATAAAACACGTTTCCCTTGCCCCAATAAAAGAGTTTATTAAAACAGACGGTCAAAAGTATATTTTAGGTGACGACCCAAGAAATACTGAAGAGAAAAAAATATTTTCTGCTGCTCCTTACAAGAGCGGAGATAAAGAGGGATACATTTATATTATTCTTGCTGGTCAAGAGTTTCAAGCCATAAGTAATAGCTTATTATCTCAGTACTTTATGAAGTTAGGTATTGGCGCTACTCTACTAACTATGCTTTTTGCTGCATTATTAGGACTATTAAGTATTTGGTTTTTAACTAAAAACTTACGTGTAATGATTAGTACTGTAAATAAATTTCAGGAAGGAGACCGTACTGCCCGTATCAAAAATCCAGAAAAATCTGATATTGAAGTCTTTGCCAATTCTTTTAATGATATGGCAGATACTATTGTTAGTAATATTGATAAAATACAATCTGTAGATACATTGCGTAGAGAGTTAATTGCTAATGTATCTCATGATTTAAGAACGCCACTTGCTATTTTAAAAGGATATGTAGAAACACTACAAATAAAAAAAGATACACTTACAGAGGTTCAAAAAGATGAGTACTTACAAATTACTCATAATAATATAGATCGTTTATCAAACTTAATAAATCAATTGTTTGAGTATTCTAAACTAGAGTCAGAACAGGTTACTCCTGTAAAAGAACCTTTTTCTATAACAGAACTATCTTATGATTTAATTGAGAAATTTAAAGTAATCGCAGAAAAAAAACAAATTACACTTCAAATGGATGCTTCTAATGAAAATAACTTTGTGTATGCAGATGTTAGTATGGTAGAACGCGCATTGCAAAATTTATTAGAAAATGCTATTAAGTACACAGAACCAAACGGAAAAGTAACACTAGCTATTAAAAAACAAGCTAAAAAAGTAGAAATTAATATTACAGATACTGGTGCCGGAATACCAATTAATGAGCAACCATATATTTTTGACAGATACAAGCAGCTAGATAAGTCTGAAAAGAAAAGAGGTGCTGGCTTAGGTTTAGCCATAGTTAAGAAAATAATGGAAATGCATGACACCACTATTACTGTACTTAGCAAACCTAAAGAAGGCAGCACCTTTAGTTTTACATTACCTGTGCACTAA